Below is a genomic region from Gracilimonas sp..
AAGAAGCTACACGTAAAAACCTGATTGAAGAAGGATTTCCTGTTTCAAATTCCATAGATAACATCATGACAAATGGTGAAGAACCAGGCTGGAATTCCTCTAAAACTGAACGAAGAAAACAGGTTGAGGAAAATTATCGAGTGGTTATGATTATTGGGGATGATTTAAATGATTTTCTTCCGGCTAAAGACATCAGCCAAAAAAAACGAGCTGATTTAACTGAAAAATACAGTGAGTACTTTGGCCGCCGATGGTTCATCCTTCCTAACCCTGTTTATGGATCGTGGGAACAAGCTATTTTTGACTTTGAAGAAGGCTTGAGTGAATCAGAAAGAAATACTATTCTCAGAAAAAAATTGGACTCCAAAAACTGATATTGATGCAGCCGTTTCCTACCCTATTTGTTGACCTGGATATTGTCAGGTCTAATATCTCGCAAATGTCTTCCAAGGCAAAAAAAGCAGGAGTTGAATTACGCCCTCATTTTAAAACTCACCAATCTAAAGCTATTGGAGAAATTTTCCGGGAGTTTGATGTTACCGGCATCACAGTTTCATCCATAAAAATGGCAGAATACTTCCTAAGTGATGATTGGGATGATATAACTATTGCATTCCCTGCCAATGTGTTAGCTCATGAATATTATAATAGAATTGCAAAGAGAATATCTTTAAAAACACTTGTTCTTTCAGAAGAAGTAGTTAAGAAGCTGGATGAAAAACTGGATGCAGAACTAGGACTTTATATCGAAATTGACCCTGATTATGGAAGAAGCGGGATTCCTGTCTCTGATATAACCCGAATCCGTTCTTTAGTGAATGTCATTGAAGAATCTGAACATTGCTACCCTGCTGGATTTTATTGCCATGCAGGACATACCTACAAATCGAGATCCAGAGAGGAAATAGAGAAAAAAGGAAGACAAGTCCTGCAGAAATTGGAAGCACTTAAATCTCACTTTCCAAAATTACCCATTTGCTATGGCGACACGCCTTCCTGTAGTACATTGGAAGAGTTTGGCCCTGCTGAGCAGATAAGTCCCGGCAATTTTGTGTTCTATGACTGGATGCAGGTTCAAATTGGCTCTTGTTCTCCTAATGAAATCGCAGTGTATATGGAATGCCCGGTTATAGAAAAGTTTGCAGACCGGAACCAAGTACTAATTCATGGAGGAGCCGTCCATTTTTCTAAAGATTCCGTTCATATAGATGATTACCAGAGCTTTGGTGAACCTATGCTGAAATATCTTTCGGAAGAGACATACGTGAAGAGCCTTTCACAGGAACACGGGATTATTCAATGCAGTGCTGATGTGTTTGACAAACTGAACATAGGGGAAACCATTCAGATATTTCCTATTCACTCCTGCCTTACGGCTGATTTAATGCGTGAATATCATACCAAAGAAGGTCAGGTTCTGGACCATATGAATGGTATAAACTGAATTAATCCACGTTGAGATATTTTTTAATGACCAGGTACTTAAGTTCTGTGTCTCCAACGTTACGAATACCGTGCATGCTGTTGGGTGGGCAGTAAAAACTGGCATAGGGTTTCACAACGGTTGTTTCCCCATTGAGGTAAAACTCAGCAGTTCCTTCCAAAACAAAAAAGAATTCATCTTCCTCGTGTGAATGAGGCTCATGGGTTGCTTTATGAGGTTCCACCACACTCATTTTAAGTGTACGGCCATCCAGGAATTTTTTATCTACAAACCAGAACTGATATCCAACCCCGGTAGAATCTATTTCTTCCAGATTGAATTCAGACACCGCATTTTCTATGGTGAATGATTGTTGATTTTCCTGAGCCAGCAAGGGAAAATTTAGCAGTATTAATAAAAGCGTTAGTGTGATTTTCATCTATGCCTCAGTTTTTTTAAAGAGAAACGCCTCTTTTCCATGGTATGAAATCATATTGTTCGAGATCCATAGATTTAGCAGTTTTTTTACCACTTGCAATCTCGATAATATAGTCCAGTATCTCAGCTCCCATCTGTTCAATGGTTTTTTCACCCTTTATAACCGGGCCTGTATCAATATCTATGATATCCGGCATTTTTTTGGCTAAAGCTGAGTTAGAAGATAATTTCAATACAGGAGCAATAGGATTTCCGGTTGGTGTTCCAAGCCCGGTTGTAAACAAGATTACATTGGCGCCAGAACCAGCGAGTCCGGTAGTAGACTCAACATCATTTCCAGGTGTACAAAGCAGGTTTAAACCCGGTTTATGAGCGTATTCGGTATAATCAAGTACATCCTGAATCCTGGATGTTCCGCCTTTTTTAGCCGCTCCGGCCGATTTCATGGCATCCGTTATTAAACCATCTTTAATGTTGCCTGGAGAAGGGTTCATATCAAAACCCGAGCCGGCATCTATTGCAGATTGCTCAAATCTTCTCATAATGTCGACGAACTTTTCCGCCATCTCGTCGGTCTCCATTCGGTTTATGAGCTCTTGCTCAACGCCACATAGTTCAGGAAATTCAGATAAAATAGCCTTACCTCCCAGCGCTACAATTAAATCACTGGTGTATCCAATGGCTGGGTTTGCGGAAATTCCAGAGAATCCATCGGAACCACCACATTCCAAACCTATGGTGAGTTTACTTAATGGAGCCGGCTTCCGTGTTTGTTTATTGACTTCCACCAGTTCCATAAAGGTTTTCGTAATTGAATTCTTTATGAGCTTTTCTTCGGTTCCGGTAGCCTGTTGGTCTAGTATAACAACAGGTTTTTTCAGATCAGGATTAATTGATTTCAAGGCATCCCTGAACATGGTAATTTGAGCGTTCTGGCATCCCAGACTCAATACTGTAGCACCAGCTACATTTGGATTGTTTATATATCCGGATAACAGTCTGCACAAAGTTTCTGAATCTTGGCGTATTCCTCCACAGCCTCCCTGATGAGTTAAAAACCTGATTCCATCGATATTCTCGAATACTCTTTTTTGAGGAGTTGGCTTTGGCTGCTCCGGTTCAATATCAATATCCAGGCCGTTTCCACTACCATTAAGCTGATTATTCTCATAGCGATCCACCAGCTTGCTAACCATGCTTACGTATGGATCAGGTTTTTCAAAGCCGAGTGCTTTATTAAATGCTTTTTTTATGGTTTCAATATTTCGGTTCTCACAAAAAACCAATGGGAAAACCAGCCAGTAGTTAGCCGTACCAACCTGACCATCTTCCCTGTGGTAGCCGTCAAAGGTCACATCCTCCCATTTAGAAACATCGGGTTTATCCCACGAAATTTGTTTCCGGTTTTCGATACTAAAATCATCTGATGTATGAGATACATTTTCAGTAGTAATAGCCTCGCCTTTTTTAATAGCATACTTTGCCCGACCTACAGTTACATTATACATATGCATCTGGTCTTCGGGCTCAAAATCCTTCAAAGCAAATTTATGCTTGGCTTTGATAAAGTCTTTAACTGTTACCTCTTCCCCATTTACAGAGACTATCATTCCTTTTGGAATATCAGAAAGGGCAACAGCCAGATCGTCATTTTCATGAATGGTTATTGCTTCAATCATAATTAAATTTGTTGTATTGCTTTAGGCATTCCATGCTTCTGGATGTTTTTAAAGTACTCGAGGACCAATTCTTTCATTCCTTCAACTTTTGTAAGGTCCTGATCCCACATTTCGATATTACTCAAAGCATCATCAACCAGCTCTTCAGGAGACGCTGATTTTCTTTTAAAAAAGAATTCCAGGTTTTGCTCATCATCATTTAGCTCGCTCGTCCGTTTCTGATAAAGCTCAATCAGGCAAGCAAGAGCAAATACCAGTCTCTTTGGAAGTTCTCCTTTCAGCTTCAGGTAATCCAACACTGTTGGAAGGACCCTTACTTTATACTTGGAAACGGAGTTCAGTGAAATATCCATCAATTCATGCCGTATAAAAGGATTTTTAAACCGGGAAATGATTTCTTCTGCAAACTCTTTAGGGTCTTCACCGGGAATTTTTATGGTAGGTACGATTTCATCAAATATTATCCTGTTCATCATCTCACCAACCACCTCATCTTCGATGGCTTCTTTTACGGTTTCTAGTCCGCTTAGCAAACCAATCTGAACCATCGAAGTATGGGCGCCATTCAGGATTCTGACCTTCTGGGTTCTAAATGGTGTGATGTCTTCAACAAACTTCACATTTAAACCGGCTGCTTGTGCTGGGAAAAGCTTTTTTACTTTATCCGGAGCCTGAACTACAAAAAGGTGAAAAGCCTCCGACTTTACCACCAGATTATCATCATAGCCAATACGTTCTTTTATGGACTCTATTTCTTCTTTTGGGTAACCAGGGACGATTCTATCGACCAACGTATTCGCAAACGAGCAGTTTTGATCAATCCAGTTCTTAAATTCGTCGCCCAGATTCCAAACATCAACATATTTGAGAATGCATTCCTTGAGCTTGTCACCATTTTTTTCAATTAACTCGCAAGGTATTATTGCGAGACCTTTTTCGGGATCTCCGTTAAAATGATCATAGCGGCGTTTCAGAAGCTGAGTTAATTTACCGGGAAAAGTTTCAGCAAGGTCTCCATTTTGAGGGATGTCGCTGGCATCAAACTCAATTCCCGCCTCGGTTGTATTCGAAACTACCAGCTCTACTCCTTCTTCCTCAGCTAGGCCAAAATAAGTATCAAGTTCTTCAAAGGGATTTATAGCCGACGATACACATTCAATCTTTCTGACTTCATCAATTGTTTTTCCATTTTCAATGCCCTGTCGTAAATGATGATATAAACCATCCTGTTCTTTCAGATAGCTAACCATTCCTCTTTCGATCGGTTGCACGATAGCTACACTACCATTGAAATGATTTTTTTCGTTCAGGATGTCGATCATCCAGTTTATAAAAGCCCGTAGAAAATTACCCTCACCAAACTGTATTACTTTTAAAGGATTTCCGTGATCCTTTTGATCTCTTTTTAATCTATTCATGATCTATAATTATATGATAGCCGAACAATGTATTGACGATATGCGGCTTCTGAAAAATCTGCGAAATCAACAAAATGAAATACGAGAAATACTGTACTCATATTTATGGGTGGTCAAGTTTTTTGCTGGATTACAAATTTTAAGTTACCGATTAAGTAAGCCCAAAGTAAAGATTTGAAAATGAAAAATCATCTTAATTTATTTGTCGGTAAACCAAGAAGTAGCCTTTAAAGCAATATAGGGAGGTGCTTAAACTACAACTGCTAAGAAATGCGATAGATTGAGCGAGTGAATTATCATTATATATTATAAATGACGGGCATTTTCCCTTTCCATTTTTCCCAAAGATCAGAATCTAAAACCAGCTCAGACATAAAATCAGCAACATTGACGCGACTGGTTTTTCCAGCATCAAAAATAGGATTTCTTATTGGCGAGGCATAGATCTTATAGTCACTGACTTGCTCTTCATCAATCAGGCCATCGGGACGTACTACCACCCACTCCAGCTTATGGTTATCCTGACCAATCTGGACTCGAAGGAAATCTGCTGCCTGTTCATTATCCACATGAGGTGGCAGAATGAGCCGCAATAAGGCAACAACCAGTCTTTGAGAAAACGGTGGCTTTTCCGGTATATCCCGATTGCTGTTGCCGGTGGTGTTCATCAAAACCATTTTGATCGGGTGATCTGTCTGAACCAGCTCCACAGCTCTGGCCACTTTAGCAACCGCATCGGTCACTAACCGACGGGGATGTCCATATATACCCTTGAAGCTTATATTATGGCCCAGGCACGAAAATACAGAAGTGCACCCGGCAAGTAATTTCGCTAACTCCTGATCCGGTATGGTTGATATTTCCGCTTCCACAATATCTAATTGCCCATTGGAATCTATGATATTAGCGAGAGATCCCGCATTCCGGACTAAAGCGATTACCTGTACCCCTTTGTCCAGCAACAATTTCACCAATAACCGACCGGTGGCCCCGCTGGCGCCTAAGACTAATGCTTTACTCATGTATTCCTTTTGTGTGATAGAAACGGCTGCCTACGCAGGAACCTCGAAAAGGTTTAATTACCTCCGCCACTACTATTAATCATCAACATGATATTCACAGCTTACCGATGGATTAAACGGCATAAAGAGTCCGTGCTCATTTTCTTTATACAGCCACATATGGAGGTCATAATGAGGTTCAAACTTATGGGCTTCATCGGGTTCAGTTTCGGGATTGTCGACCATAGAAAAATAGTCGATACCCATAAAGTCAGGACGAGCTTCATTACCTGCATCATGCCATCCTTTCTGGAAAACCAGGTTCTCAATGGCTACTAACTTCATAGAGCCGTCCTCCATAGGTTCATAGATCAAAATAGCCGGATTGTTGAAGTCCGTATGAAGGCCATTTCCATCGACACGTTCGGTTCCGGGCACAAGCCCCAGTAAATCAGGTCGAACGTAGTGAACCCCCATTGCTCCGGTAAATTCAGGCCATCCCATCATCGGGCCTGTGTCACAAATATTAAACGGATCTCTTACATATCCTTCTTTCAGCGCTACTTCCACATCCTGAAATCGTTTAGTAGCGTGATATACTTCTATAAGTTTTTCAGCCATTTCAGCATTCTTATCAAATGCATTCTGAATGACAGCTGCTACACTTTCATTTTCAATTGAGTTAATCGAATTCTGGGCCTTCACGAAATATGAACCCGGCATTAACAGGCAAAGAGTGGTGATTAAAACACCAGTAGTTTTATTGAGACGCATATTTATCCCCATTATATTTTTAGTTTCCCTTTAGAAAAGCATGTTAGAAGGGATTATTCCGAATCTTAATTAATTCAGGAAAGATTTACAAAAGCAAAGATGGGCTACATCAATTCCCTTCCTGCAAGGCTATATAGACACCAACGGGATCCCTGATTACGGCGTGTCCGGCCTCCGTCTCTTCCTTAACGATTTCACCGCCGCCATCACGAACATGACGAAGGCTCTCGCTGAAGTCACCGACCGGCAAACTAAGTATCCAGACGGAAGGAATACGCTCGTTGTCGTTATTCTTAGGACAGATTTCTGCCGCGGCAATACCATCCGGTCTCCGCATTTCAAATCCACCTTCTGTGTCGGCCGGGGTCGCTGACCAACCAACGACCTGCTCGTAGAATTCACACATCGACGAAACGTCTGAGACCACAAGTGAAAGCCAGGATATGCAACCGATACGGACGGAACGACTTGAACTGTCCGGATCGTCAGCAGCAGCGGGGACTACCCCGAATGCCGCTCCACAGGGGTCAACCAAAACGGCCCACTGACTCTGCCCGTCATCGCCTTTGGCATGAATCAGCTCCTGCCCTCCGAGTTCGAGTGTACGATCCGCACTGGCTGCTACATCGGAAACCTGTATGTGCGGCATCCATTGCAGTGGCAGGGCTTCGTATTCAGGTGAACGTGCCCCCAATCCTATCACCGGCGTGCCTTGGTTGTTGGTTAAATCGTCCTGCCACAGCGGAGTCGAACCGGTCGTCAGAACCTTTGAGTAGAAACGTAGTTCCCGCTCATGCTCCGGTACTGCTATATCTGCGCTTAGTACTCCCCCAACACCGTGTAAGAATGGATTTTGCATGACTACCTCATTTGGTTTAGAGTTGGCAAGGTTTAAAATTTGGGTGTAATGATCCGGTGTTTAAACGGCGCGCGGTTTCGGTTTTTTGAAAGTAAGAGAAATAAATAGTTAGCTGAAAGTTTTAAATGCGGAGCCACTACCCAAGTCCGACTTGAAACGCTTGTTATTGGTTGATTTTTAAGGTGTTATATTTAATCCTTAGGTAATTGTAATGGGATAGAAAACTGAAAGACTTCGAAAAACTTTCAAAATAAATTCTTAGCTATCCAAATAATGTAGCTGAAGCTCCACCTCTTTAATAGAGCCCATATCAGATTCATTTATTTCTGGAATATTTATGAATAAATTTTCCATAGCCCTACTACATGCTACATAAAATATCCTTCCATCATCTTCATCGTTCTCTAGATAAGAAGGTGCATCCAAAATATATTTTTTAAAATCACTTAAGGTCTCGAAGTGAACTAAAGTATTTTCAAACTCAGTTCCCTTTGCACTATGTATAGTTCTAACTTTATCATCAGACCTAGTATCAACCTTAACGTGAGGGAGTAAATCATTAACTGTATTATTCTCATAGAATGTTTTTGCATTCCCACTACGTAATCCACTACCAATGGTAATACCAAATTTATCTGATACTTCTGACCTTAAATCTGTGTAAAGATCATAAATGGTTTGCTGTCTTTGGTTTTCATCAAGATTAGTTAGTAACCCAATAGCAATGTCTCTAAGTTCTATTTTTAA
It encodes:
- a CDS encoding alanine racemase; this encodes MQPFPTLFVDLDIVRSNISQMSSKAKKAGVELRPHFKTHQSKAIGEIFREFDVTGITVSSIKMAEYFLSDDWDDITIAFPANVLAHEYYNRIAKRISLKTLVLSEEVVKKLDEKLDAELGLYIEIDPDYGRSGIPVSDITRIRSLVNVIEESEHCYPAGFYCHAGHTYKSRSREEIEKKGRQVLQKLEALKSHFPKLPICYGDTPSCSTLEEFGPAEQISPGNFVFYDWMQVQIGSCSPNEIAVYMECPVIEKFADRNQVLIHGGAVHFSKDSVHIDDYQSFGEPMLKYLSEETYVKSLSQEHGIIQCSADVFDKLNIGETIQIFPIHSCLTADLMREYHTKEGQVLDHMNGIN
- a CDS encoding cupin domain-containing protein, with the translated sequence MKITLTLLLILLNFPLLAQENQQSFTIENAVSEFNLEEIDSTGVGYQFWFVDKKFLDGRTLKMSVVEPHKATHEPHSHEEDEFFFVLEGTAEFYLNGETTVVKPYASFYCPPNSMHGIRNVGDTELKYLVIKKYLNVD
- a CDS encoding altronate dehydratase, whose amino-acid sequence is MIEAITIHENDDLAVALSDIPKGMIVSVNGEEVTVKDFIKAKHKFALKDFEPEDQMHMYNVTVGRAKYAIKKGEAITTENVSHTSDDFSIENRKQISWDKPDVSKWEDVTFDGYHREDGQVGTANYWLVFPLVFCENRNIETIKKAFNKALGFEKPDPYVSMVSKLVDRYENNQLNGSGNGLDIDIEPEQPKPTPQKRVFENIDGIRFLTHQGGCGGIRQDSETLCRLLSGYINNPNVAGATVLSLGCQNAQITMFRDALKSINPDLKKPVVILDQQATGTEEKLIKNSITKTFMELVEVNKQTRKPAPLSKLTIGLECGGSDGFSGISANPAIGYTSDLIVALGGKAILSEFPELCGVEQELINRMETDEMAEKFVDIMRRFEQSAIDAGSGFDMNPSPGNIKDGLITDAMKSAGAAKKGGTSRIQDVLDYTEYAHKPGLNLLCTPGNDVESTTGLAGSGANVILFTTGLGTPTGNPIAPVLKLSSNSALAKKMPDIIDIDTGPVIKGEKTIEQMGAEILDYIIEIASGKKTAKSMDLEQYDFIPWKRGVSL
- a CDS encoding tagaturonate reductase, whose amino-acid sequence is MNRLKRDQKDHGNPLKVIQFGEGNFLRAFINWMIDILNEKNHFNGSVAIVQPIERGMVSYLKEQDGLYHHLRQGIENGKTIDEVRKIECVSSAINPFEELDTYFGLAEEEGVELVVSNTTEAGIEFDASDIPQNGDLAETFPGKLTQLLKRRYDHFNGDPEKGLAIIPCELIEKNGDKLKECILKYVDVWNLGDEFKNWIDQNCSFANTLVDRIVPGYPKEEIESIKERIGYDDNLVVKSEAFHLFVVQAPDKVKKLFPAQAAGLNVKFVEDITPFRTQKVRILNGAHTSMVQIGLLSGLETVKEAIEDEVVGEMMNRIIFDEIVPTIKIPGEDPKEFAEEIISRFKNPFIRHELMDISLNSVSKYKVRVLPTVLDYLKLKGELPKRLVFALACLIELYQKRTSELNDDEQNLEFFFKRKSASPEELVDDALSNIEMWDQDLTKVEGMKELVLEYFKNIQKHGMPKAIQQI
- a CDS encoding NAD(P)-binding oxidoreductase; the encoded protein is MSKALVLGASGATGRLLVKLLLDKGVQVIALVRNAGSLANIIDSNGQLDIVEAEISTIPDQELAKLLAGCTSVFSCLGHNISFKGIYGHPRRLVTDAVAKVARAVELVQTDHPIKMVLMNTTGNSNRDIPEKPPFSQRLVVALLRLILPPHVDNEQAADFLRVQIGQDNHKLEWVVVRPDGLIDEEQVSDYKIYASPIRNPIFDAGKTSRVNVADFMSELVLDSDLWEKWKGKMPVIYNI
- a CDS encoding VOC family protein, giving the protein MQNPFLHGVGGVLSADIAVPEHERELRFYSKVLTTGSTPLWQDDLTNNQGTPVIGLGARSPEYEALPLQWMPHIQVSDVAASADRTLELGGQELIHAKGDDGQSQWAVLVDPCGAAFGVVPAAADDPDSSSRSVRIGCISWLSLVVSDVSSMCEFYEQVVGWSATPADTEGGFEMRRPDGIAAAEICPKNNDNERIPSVWILSLPVGDFSESLRHVRDGGGEIVKEETEAGHAVIRDPVGVYIALQEGN